Sequence from the Lysobacter capsici genome:
CAGCGGCGCCAGTGCGGACACGATGCGCGGCATGCTGGGGATTTGATCCGACACTTACCTGGGAGGGGAAGTCATGACGTCCACCATGTCGCGCCTGAGCGCGATGATGTTTCTTCAGTTCTTCATCTGGGGTGCGTGGTTCGTGACCCTGGGTACCTACCTGGTGCAGGGTCCGTTGCAGGCCAGCGCGAGCCAGGTGGCGACGGCGTTCCTCAGCCAGTCCATCGGCGCCATCGTCGCGCCGTTTCTGGTCGGGCTGATCGCCGACCGCTACTTCGCCGCGCAGCGCATCCTGGCGGTGCTGCATCTGGCCGGCGCGGCGTTGATGTGGATGGCGTCCACCGCGACCAGCTTCGGCGTGTTCTCGGCCTGCGTCATGATCTATATGCTGCTGTTCATGCCCACGCTGGCTCTGGCCAACAGCATCGCGATGCGGCACATGCAGGCGCCCGAAAAGCAGTTCCCGCCGGTGCGCGTCGCCGGCAGCATCGGCTGGATCGTCGCAGGCGTGCTGATCGGCTGGCTGGGTTGGGAGCAGGCCCATCGGCTCGAACTCACGTTCCGCATGGCCGCGGCGGCCTCGCTGGCGCTCGGCCTGTATGCGCTGACCCTTCCGAACACGCCGCCGCTGGAACAGCAACGCAACGCGACGCTCGGGCAGATCCTGGGTCTGGACGCACTGCGCCTGTTGAAGTCGCGTTCGTACCTGGTGTTCTTCCTGGCCTCGATCGCGATCTGCATTCCGCTGTCGTTCTACTACAACTTCACCAACCCTTATCTCAACGACCTCGGCGTGCGTGGCGCGGCCGGATTGCAATCGCTCGGCCAGGTGTCGGAGGTGCTGCTGATGCTGGCCATGCCGTTCCTGTTCGCGCGGCTAGGCGTCAAGACCATGCTGGCGCTGGGCATGGCGGCGTGGGTGCTGCGCTATGTCCTGTTCGCCTATGGCGATGCCGGCGCCGGGTTCGCGCTGCTGGTGAGCGGCATCGTGCTGCATGGCATCTGCTACGACTTCTTTTTCGTCACCGGCCAGATCTATACCGATGCGCATGCGGGTCCCGCCTCGCGCAGCAGCGCGCAAGGTTTCATCACGCTGGCGACCTACGGCGTCGGCATGTTGATCGGCAGCTTCCTGTCCGGCGCGGTGGTGGAGCACTACACCACGGCGGCGGGCCGCGACTGGCAACAGATCTGGCTGTTCCCGGCGGGCGTCGCCCTGGCCGTGCTGGTGGCCTTCGTGTTCCTGTTCCGCGAACGGCCGGTCGCGTCTGCCGCGCCATCGTCCGCATCATCCGCGCACTGAGGACCCAGACCGATGAGCAAGCTTGGCGTCGCCATCGTGGGTACCGGGATGATCGGCGAGGTGCATCGCCGCGCGGCGATCCTCGCGGGCGCCATCGTCAGGGGCGTAAGCGCATCGTCGCCTGAGCGCGCCAGCGAAGTGGCGCTGGCCTGGGATGTTCCGCGCGCCTGTCGCGATATCGAAGAAGCCGTCGCGGACCCGCAGGTGCAGGTCGTGCATGTATGCACGCCGAATCATCTGCATCGGGCGATGGCGCAGGCGGCGCTGGAGGCCGGCAAGCACGTGATCTGCGAAAAGCCGCTGGCCACCACGCTGGAAGATGCCAAGGCCCTGGCGGCATTGGCCGCGTCCACCGGCTTGGTGGCCACGGTGCCCTTCGTCTACCGCTATCACCCGGTCGTACGCGAGGCACGCGCACGCATCGCCCAGGGCGAACTGGGGCCGCTGCGCCTGATTCACGGCAGCTACCTGCAGGACTGGCTGATGGATCCCGCCAGCAATAACTGGCGCGTCGATCCGAAGCTGGGCGGCGCCTCGCGCGTGTTCGCCGACATCGGCTCGCATTGGTGCGATCTGGTCGAATGGGTGGCCGGGGAGCGATTCGCCGAAGTCAGCGCCGCATTCGCAACCGTGATCGCCGAGCGAAGCGCGGCCAGCAGCCGGAGCTTCGCGACCGCGACGACAGACGCCGGAATGCACGCGGTATCGAGCGAAGACGTCGCGGCGGCCATGTTCAAGACCGCGGGCGGCACCCTGGCCTCGTTGACCGTCAGCCAGGTCTCGGCGGGGCGCAGGAATCGCCTGTGGTTCGAGATC
This genomic interval carries:
- a CDS encoding nucleoside permease, with product MTSTMSRLSAMMFLQFFIWGAWFVTLGTYLVQGPLQASASQVATAFLSQSIGAIVAPFLVGLIADRYFAAQRILAVLHLAGAALMWMASTATSFGVFSACVMIYMLLFMPTLALANSIAMRHMQAPEKQFPPVRVAGSIGWIVAGVLIGWLGWEQAHRLELTFRMAAAASLALGLYALTLPNTPPLEQQRNATLGQILGLDALRLLKSRSYLVFFLASIAICIPLSFYYNFTNPYLNDLGVRGAAGLQSLGQVSEVLLMLAMPFLFARLGVKTMLALGMAAWVLRYVLFAYGDAGAGFALLVSGIVLHGICYDFFFVTGQIYTDAHAGPASRSSAQGFITLATYGVGMLIGSFLSGAVVEHYTTAAGRDWQQIWLFPAGVALAVLVAFVFLFRERPVASAAPSSASSAH
- a CDS encoding Gfo/Idh/MocA family protein, with the protein product MSKLGVAIVGTGMIGEVHRRAAILAGAIVRGVSASSPERASEVALAWDVPRACRDIEEAVADPQVQVVHVCTPNHLHRAMAQAALEAGKHVICEKPLATTLEDAKALAALAASTGLVATVPFVYRYHPVVREARARIAQGELGPLRLIHGSYLQDWLMDPASNNWRVDPKLGGASRVFADIGSHWCDLVEWVAGERFAEVSAAFATVIAERSAASSRSFATATTDAGMHAVSSEDVAAAMFKTAGGTLASLTVSQVSAGRRNRLWFEIDGAKASVAFDQEDSERLWIGLPDQREEIFVRGPGAGSSEQRRLSVLPAGHAQGYGNCFDAFVADTYRAIKAERPEGLPTFDDGLRSALIVDRVIASARTLAWTSIG